One Triplophysa rosa linkage group LG9, Trosa_1v2, whole genome shotgun sequence genomic window carries:
- the syf2 gene encoding pre-mRNA-splicing factor syf2, with amino-acid sequence MASGTEVVAASGEEEVTEAPTGQKREERLRKFRELHFKRNEARKLNHQEVVEEDKRLKLPSNWEAKKARLEYELTVDQKKKECAERGEDYDRVKLLEISAEDAERWARKKKKRNPDPGFSGYAEAQLRQYQRLTKQIKPDMDNYEKQREECGEDFHPTPNSLIHGTHVPSKVSIDRMVEDVEKQIEKRSKYSRRRAYNDDSDIDYINERNAKFNKKAERFYGKYTAEIKQNLERGTAV; translated from the exons ATGGCGTCTGGGACAGAG GTTGTTGCTGCCAGCGGTGAAGAGGAGGTTACTGAGGCTCCAACGGgacagaagagagaggagaggctCAGAAAGTTCAGAGAGCTTCATTTTAAAAGG AATGAGGCTCGTAAGCTGAACCATCaggaggtggtggaggaggacAAGAGACTGAAGCTGCCATCTAACTGGGAGGCCAAGAAAGCTCGTCTGGAGTATGAGCTCACGGTGGACCAGAAGAAGAAG gaatGTGCAGAGCGTGGGGAGGACTATGACCGTGTGAAGCTCCTGGAGATTAGTGCTGAAGATGCTGAGAGATGGGCaaggaagaaaaagaagagGAACCCTGATCCAGGATTCTCGG ggtacGCTGAGGCCCAGTTGAGACAGTACCAGAGACTGACAAAGCAGATCAAGCCTGATATGGACAACTatgagaaacagagagaagaGTG TGGTGAAGATTTCCATCCGACACCAAATAGTCTGATTCACGGCACTCACGTCCCTTCTAAAGTGAGCATCGACCGTATGGTGGAGGACGTCGAGAAaca gATTGAAAAGCGCTCAAAATACAGTCGTCGCCGAGCCTACAACGATGATTCCGACATCGATTATATCAACGAGAGGAATGCCAAGTTCAACAAGAAGGCCGAGCGGTTCTACGGTAAATACACAGCAGAGATCAAACAGAACCTGGAGAGAGGAACAGCCGTGTAA